The sequence TGCTATCGCAGTTGTGGCAAGTACAGGCCTTGCCACTTCTATAACTCTTGCTACTGAGAAAGAACAAAAGAAAATTCGCTATGCGATGGTACACGATGAAACATCTTGTATCGGCTGCACTGCTTGTATGGATGCATGCCGTACAACCAATAATGTACCGGCAGGTGTATCTCGCTTAGAAATTATCCGTAGTGAACCTTTTGGTGAATTTCCTAATGTACAATATGAGTTTTTCCGTCAATCTTGCCAACATTGCACTAATGCACCTTGTGTGAGTGTTTGCCCGACGGGAGCCTCATTTGTCGATCCACAAACCGGTATTGTCGATGTTCACGCAGATTTGTGTGTCGGTTGCCAATACTGTATTGCGGTTTGTCCATATCGTGTACGTTTTATTCATCCGGAGAAAAAATCCGCAGACAAATGTAACTTCTGTCGTGATACAAACTTGGCCGAAGGCAAACAACCGGCTTGTGTTGAGGCTTGCCCGACCAAGGCATTAACCTTTGGTGATATGAACGATCCTACAAGTGATATTTTCCATAAAGTGAGAAACAATCCGGTTTATCGCACGAAAACATCACTAGGCACAGAGCCGAACTTGTATCACATTCCATTTGGTAAAGGAGAACATAGATAATGAATGAATATGTACCTTTCCAAACCCCAAACCTTGTTTGGGATGGCACAATCGCAATTTACTTATTCCTACTCGGTATTTCATCGGGGGCGGTTCAGTTAGCGATTGCTTACCGCAATAGCGGTGTGAAAATTGAAAAGCCAAGCCAGAACTGGATTATCCGTAGTGCAGCAATCTTAGGTACTTTACCGACTATCATCGGCTTGTTATTGCTGATTTTTCACTTAACGAAACCGTGGACATTCTGGAAATTAATGTTCAATTATAACTTTACTTCCGTGATGTCGATGGGGGTAATGTTATTCCAGCTTTATATGGCCGTTCTTGTTGTTTGGATTGCTATTATGTTTAAAGATTGGCTGGCGTGTTTTGTAAACCGCTATCTACCAATATTTAAATTTTTGCTGGGTTGGATTGATTTTGCAGAAGCTAAACTGTTAAAACCGATTGAGTTTATCCTCTTTATATTGGCAGCAGTATTAGGGGCTTATACCGGATTCTTATTATCAGCCTTAGTTAGTTATCCGATGTTAAACAACCCTGTATTACCTGCGTTGTTCTTAGCATCCGGTGCATCATCGGGCATTGCGGCAACTTTCCTTATGGTGTTAATTGCCGGTAAATTATCTGGCGAAAGCCACGAAGTTCACTTTATGCACAAATTTGAAGTGCCGATTATGGTAACCGAATTAGGCTTAATTGTGGCATTCTTCGTGGGATTGCATTTCGGTGGGGCAGATAAATCACTTGCTTTAACAAATGCACTTTCAGGCTTCTGGGGTAGCGTATTCTGGATCGGCGTAATGTTAATTGGTATCGCTATTCCATTAACGGCAAATATTTTTGGTAGCTATCGCTTGAAACATAATGTGAAATTTATTATTTTAATTTCCATTTTTGACTTAATCGGTGTACTCTGTTTACGTTACTTTATCCTTTATGCAGGGCAGCTTACGGTTGCGAGCTAAGGAAAAGTTAATCGGTAATTTGGTAGGGGAGGGTTTTAACCCTCCCGTTTTATTCATAGATTAGAGGATAGAGATAAAATCTTTTCCTACCAAACCTTTACAAGCGGTCATATTTTGGATTTATTATGCTACCGGAACTGGGCTATTTTTCACTTTTAATGGCTGCACTCACAGCTATTTTCCAAGTCAGTTTTTCTTTATGGGGAGAGATACGCAAGCAATATCATTGGCTGGCGTTGGCACCTCTTTTTACCTATTTACAAGCTACTTTCACCACACTTGCTTTTTCTGTTTTGGTCTATGCATTTTTAACTGACGACTTTTCAGTTACCTATGTCGCTTCCCATTCTAACAGCCAATTGCCTGATTTCTTTAAGTTCGCAGCAACTTGGGGCGGGCATGAAGGCTCAATGCTGTTTTGGTTAGCTGCTCTGGTTATTTGGTCGGCAGTCTTTTGCAAATTTTCTCAAAAAATTGACCGCTTGTTTGCTAATCGAGCCTTAACGATGCTAGGTGTAATCGCACTTGGCTTTTTGCTTTTTATTTTACTGGTTTCTAACCCTTTTGAGCGTGCTTTTCCTGTGCCACCGGAAGGGCGAGATCTTAATCCGATGTTGCAAGATATCGGCTTAATTTTCCACCCGCCACTGCTTTATTTAGGCTATGTTGGTTTTGCGGTAAGCTTTGCAATGATGGTATCAGCTTTATTTTGCGGTGGAATGGATGCTGCCATTATGCGTTGGATTCGCCCGTGGACAATGATCTCGTGGGGATTTCTTACCGCAGGCATTATTTTAGGCGCTTGGTGGGCGTATTATGAACTTGGCTGGGGCGGCTGGTGGTTTTGGGATCCGGTGGAAAACGCCTCACTAATGCCTTGGCTACTGGGCACTGCATTAGTGCATAGTTTGATCGTGAGCCAGCAGCGGGGGATCTTTTATTATTGGACGATCTTGCTCGCCATTTTTGCTTTTGCTTTAAGTTTGCTCGGCACTTTTATTGTGCGTTCGGGCATTTTAACCTCGGTTCACGCCTTTGCGGTTGATCCCGATCGTGGTATGGCATTATTGGTGCTATTCTTCAGTTTAAGTTTTATTGCATTAGCATTATTCGCCTTTAAGGTGAATTTATGGCAAGGCAAGGTTCGGTTTAATTTGTTCTCAAAAGAAACCGCATTTTTGATGATCAACGGTTTATTAAGTGTTGCAACCTCAGTGGTTTTGCTCGGCACATTCTACCCGATGATTTTCACCGTGATGAACTGGGGTAGTATTTCAGTGGGTGCGCCGTATTTTAATAATGTGTTTGCCCCACTCACATTGTTGTTGATGATGGTAATGGGGCTGGCGGTAGTGCTGCGTTGGAAGCAGATCCCTATCAAACAGATTTTAGTGAAATTATGGCTGTTCCCGGTGGCGATTGGCTTAGCGTTAGTCTTGATTTATCACACGATTTCCCAACGTCCGCATTTTGAGTTGGCGTTGCTGCCGGTGGTGTTTGTCAGCCTTGCAATTTGGATTATTTTAACTCATCTTCCGTATTTGCAATTTATGTTTAAAATCAGACCGCTTGCAATGCGTTTGGCACATATTGGCTTTGCTGTGTGTGTGATTGGCGCGATGATGAATAGCTATTATGGCGATGAAGTGGGCGTACGCTTAAAACCGAACGAACAGGCTGAACTTGCTGGCTTCACCTTTAAATATGAAAGCTACAATGATTTAATCGGGCCGAATTATACGGCGGAACAAGCCGTTTTTTCCATTAGCAGAGCGGGTGAAAACCTTGCGACTGTTGCTCCTGAAAGGCGTTATTATGATGTTCGTACGATGACTATGGCAGAAGTCGGACTATATCATCACTACTTAGACGATATTTACATTGTGATGGGTGATAAATTCGGTAATTTGGAATACGCCTTCCGTCTGCACTACAAACCTTATGTGCAAGCCTTGTGGTTGGGAGGGATTATTATGATTATTGCTTCATTATTAGCATTATTGGGTTACCGTAGAGAATATAAAAAATGAAAAAAACGCTGTTGTTAATTCCGCTTTTTCTGCTGATTGCACTTGTCGGTTTTCTTACCGTACCACTTATGAATAAAGATGCTATCGCTCCGACTGAAGATTGGCAAGGCAGGCCTTTTCCGGAATTTGTGGGCAAGAACTTACTTGATAGTAATGCCCATTTAAATAGCAACTCATTGCCTAAAGAGCCTTATATTCTCAATGTTTGGGCGAGTTGGTGTACGTGGTGTATTAAGGAATTTCCAATTTTATTGGAACTAAAACAAAAGGGCGTACCGATTGTAGGCCTGACTTATAGCGATCGTCCTAATGATGCGATTAAAGCATTGGAAAATTGGGGCAACCCGTTTAGTTTGGTTATTGATGATTATGAAAAAGGCTTTTTGATTCAAACGCTGAAAGTCTCTTCCGCACCTTCCAGCTATTTGATTGATCGCCACGGCGTTGTGCGTTATCAGCAAAAGGGCTACAACGCGGATTTTGCTCAAGATTTTCTACCGAAATTAGAGGCTTTGAGAAATGAAAAGTAGCCTAATACGATATTTGCAAAAAATTTGGCTAATTCTACCGCTTGTATCGGGGGCGATGTTGTTTATTCCTCAAGCTCAAGCCCAAATGGTGGATACTTTTGAATTCAAAAATGAGTCAGACCGTGTGCGAGCAGTTGCTCTCGCTCGCTCGTTACGCTGCTTACAGTGCCAAAATCAGAATTTGGTGGAATCTAATGCTACTGCTGCTTATAACTTGAGAATCGAAGTGTATGAAATGGTTAATCAGGGCAAAAGCAATGAGGAAATTATCCGCATTATGACCGAACGTTTCGGCAGTTTTGTGAATTACGATCCGCCACTCACCGGCCAAACATGGCTACTTTGGGGATTACCCTTAGGGCTAATTAGCCTGTTATTTATGGCGGTTTTGTGGCGAACCAGACGAAAATAGAGCAAAAAATGGAAACTCGCGAGCAATTAAGTAGAGAAAATTATCAACAAGCGGTCAGATTTGCCCAACATTTTGCAGAAGAGGCACGTCAAGAATTTGAGCATGAGGCTCTGCAACGCTATCACTTTGAGAAAGCTCAATTTGAGCAGAGCCAGTTGCAAAAAAACGGACAAAATCGACCGCTTGCTAAAACCATATTAATCAGTCTATTGGCGATTTTTGTCCTGTCGTCAGCTTATTATTGGCAGAGTGGGCGTTACCAAGCCGTGGAAGAGGGTATTTCGGCTCACCAAGCATTCGAGCGGCAAAGTATTGAGCATCCGACTGAATCCAAAAACGATCGCTATATTATTAGCCTACAAAATCAGCTTCGAGAAAACCCGAATAATGGCGATCTGTGGTACGAATTAGGGCAAGCCTATACCTTAAACAATGATTTTGATTCGGCATTGATTTGTTATGATAATGCCGAAAAATTGCTCGGTAAACGACCCGCCGTTTTAGGTGCTGTAGCAACTGCTCGTTACTACGACAACGGACAGAAAATGACTCCGGAAATCCAATCGATAATTGACCAAGCCCTCTCGTTAGATAAAACCGAAAGTGCCAGCTTGTTATTATTGGCTTCAGACAGTTTTCTTAATAACCGCTATCAAGAGGCGTTGGATTATTGGCGAAAAGTGTTAGACGGCAATAATGAATCCATAGACCGCCGAGCGGTAATCCAAAGTATGGAAATGGCTCGCCAAATGTTGCAAGGGCAGCAGAGAAAGTAAAATAAAAAAGCTGATGTTATCATCAGCTTTTTTATTTGGAGTAAGTAAAAAGTTATTGCAGAATCACATAGAAATTTACTCCATCACGCACAATATTGAGTGCGATTACTGATGGTTTTGCTTCTAAAATTTTGCGTAAATCAGCAATATTTTCAACTGAATGGCGGTTTACGCCGATGATAATATCACCTTTTTTGAGGCTTCGCATTTCAGCAATCGAGCCTTTTTCTACGTTAGAAATTTCAACTCCTTTCATGCCTTTGGCGTTATAGTTATTAAAGTCAGCCCCTTTTAAAGCCGGAAGTAGGTTTGAGGCAGTTACTTTTGCTTCAGAATTGGATTGCAATGTTACTTTAGCTTTTGCTTCTTTGCCGTCACGTAAGTAAGTTAATTCAATCTCTTTTCCAACGCCTGAGGTTGCTATTTTAGCTCTCAACTCACTGAAGCTACGGACTTTTTGACCATTGATTTCAGTAATTACATCACCTGCTTTAAAGCCGGTTTTTGCAGCAGCGGAATCCGGTAATACTTCGCTAACGAAAGCACCTTGTTGGGTGGAAATATTAAACTCTTTAGCGAGATCTGCATTTAATTCGCCTCCTCTAATACCCAGCATTCCGCGTTTAACTTCGCCAAATTCGATAATTTGAGTGACAAGGCTGTTTGCCATATTGCTTGGAATAGCAAAGGCAATACCTGCATTTCCGCCACTTGGAGAAATAATGGCAGTGTTAATACCAATTAATTCGCCGTTTAAGTTAATTAACGGACCACCTGAGTTACCTTGGTTTACCGCGGCATCGGTTTGGATGTAGTTTTCATAACCTTCGTCCGATTGTCCGGTGGAACGACCAAGTGCGGATACAATGCCTGATGTTACAGTTTGCCCTAAACCAAAAGGATTTCCGATTGCCACAGTAAAGTCGCCTACACGGAGTGTATCTGAATCAGCAAATTTAATTTCGGTAAGGTTCTTAGGGTTTTCAACTTGAATTAATGCGACATCTGAAAGCGGGTCGCTGCCTACTAATTTTGCTTTAAACTCACGTCCGTCTTCCAGCTTTACGGTAATTTTATCTGCATTGTTAATAACGTGATTGTTAGTGATAATATAGCCTTTTTCTGCATTAATAACTGCACCGGAACCCATTCCGCGGAAGTTGCGAGGGCCGGAGCGATCTCCAAACATATCGGCATTCGGACCAAAGAAGAATTCAAACTCTTCAGGAATGTCGCGAGTATAGCGAGATTCGCCTTTTGTTTTACCTTCAACAGCAATACTCACTACTGCAGGTCGAACTTTTTCCAGCATTGGAGCAAGGCTTGGTAATGCTTGACCGTTTACTTCTGTCGGTAAGGTCGCTTGTGCGGCAATCGGCATTGCAGCGATTGTTGAGCCTAAAATTAATGCAGTTAAAAATGATTTCTTCATTGTTCTATTCATATTGTGTATGTTCCTCATATCCTATGTTTTTTATACTTACGAGCGTAAACACTCGTATTTGCTAAGACAAAACCTTTCTTTTTCAGTTCAGCGAATTTGCAAAAAATTTAGAATATCTGACCGCTTGTTACTCAATTTTTTTGTCAGATTCTTAAAAGTATTTTGACATTCGCTGAAATTTGATAGACCATAAATGCCATTTTTTATTAGTTTGAGTCCATATTTTGATGTATAAAACGGAAAATTTGGTTGAAGTAAAGAATCTGACCTTTAAACGAGGGGAGAGAATCATTTATGACAACCTAAATCTGCAAGTGCAGAAGGGTAAGGTCACTGCAATCATGGGGCCTTCCGGCATTGGTAAAACCACCTTGCTACGTTTAATCGGCGGGCAGATTTTACCGGAATCCGGTGAAATATTATTTGATGGAAGAGATGTTTGTACAGCCAATAACAAAGAGCTTTATGAAATCCGTAAACGTATGGGAATGTTGTTCCAATCTGGTGCGTTATTTACTGATATGTCAACTTTCGATAATGTCGCGTTCCCGATTCGTGAGCATACCCGTTTGCCTGAAGAAATCATTCGAAAATTAGTTTTGCTGAAATTAGAAGCGGTTGGGCTTCGTGGAGCGGCTAATTTAATGCCGTCTGAATTATCGGGCGGTATGGCTCGCCGTGCGGCTCTTGCTCGTGCGATCGCATTAGATCCTGATTTGATTATGTATGATGAGCCGTTTACCGGACAAGATCCTATCAGTATGGGCGTAATTGTTGAGTTAATTAAAGAGCTGAATCAGGCGTTAAATTTAACCTCAATTGTGGTTTCACACGATGTAAAAGAGGTGCTAAGCATTGCCGATTATGCTTATATTGTGGCAGATAAGCGTGTGATTGCAGAAGGCACGGCAGAGATGTTATTGGCAAGTGAAGATCCGCAAGTGGTACAGTTTTTGAGTGGTAAATCAGATGGACCGGTAAGGTTCCATTATCCGGCAAAAGATTATACAGAGGAGCTATTTAATGGTTAAGTTTATTAGCTCAATTGGGGCTTTTGTGATTAACTTTATCCGCACATTTGGGCGTTCTACCTTTATGTTATGGGGAGCGTTAGTCGGTAAGCCGGAATTTCGTAAACATACGCCGTTATTGATTAAACAGCTTTATGTTTTAGGTGTACAATCCTTACTGATTATTATGCTCTCAGGCTTGTTTATCGGCATGGTATTAGGCTTGCAAGGCTATGTGGTATTGGTTGATTTTGCAGCAGAAAGCAGTTTAGGTACTTTGGTTTCCCTTTCGCTTTTACGTGAATTAGGGCCTGTGGTAACAGCATTATTATTTGCCGGACGGGCAGGTTCGGCATTAACGGCTGAAATCGGTTTGATGAAAGCAACAGAGCAGCTTTCCAGCCTTGAAATGATGGCAGTTGATCCATTAAGACGAATTATTGCACCGCGTTTTTGGGCGGGGGTAATTTCAATGCCGATTTTAGCGGTAATTTTTACTGCAATCGGGATTTGGGGCGGTTCTCTTGTTGGGGTTGACTGGAAAGGAGTCGATGGTGGAAGTTTTTGGTCTGTGATGCAAAATTCAGTGACTGCCACCGATCTGATCAACGGTTTTATTAAAAGCCTGATTTTTGCTTTTGCAGTCGTTTGGATTGCGCTTTTCAACGGTTATGATTGTCTCCCGACTTCAGAGGGGATAAGCCAAGCAACTACTAGGACGGTAGTTAATGCTTCATTAGTGATTTTAGGATTAGATTTTATTTTAACTGCCATTATGTTTGGTGGTTGATTTTAGTAAAAGGAACAGACAATGCGTCAATCAATTAAATATGAATTTTGGGTAGGTTTATTTGTATTACTCGGTTTAGCTGCACTCGTTTTTTTAGGTCTGAGAGTAGCAAATGTGCAGGGCTTTTCCAGTGAGAAAACTTACACCCTTTATGCAACTTTTGATAATATTGGTGGACTAAAAGTGCGTGCTCCTATTAAAGTAGGTGGGGTTGTAGTGGGGCGTGTATCTGATATTTCTCTTGATGAAAAAACTTATACTCCTAAAGTTGCTTTAGCAGTGAACCAAAGTTTTAACCAAATTCCGGATACAAGCTCACTTTCAATTAAAACCTCCGGTTTATTAGGTGAACAGTACGTTGCGTTAAATGTCGGCTTTGTGATGGAAGGCGAAACCGCAATGATGAAAGAAGGTGATACTTTTGTTGATACCAATTCGGCAATGGTATTAGAAGATTTGATCGGCCAGTTCTTATATGGTGATAAAAAGTCAGATAAAACTGGAGATGAAAAAGCGAATGGCTCTGCAGAACCTAAAGCAGAGTAATTCAGTAATAAGAACCTCTAATTAGAGATTTTGGAGATTATCAATAATGTTAAAAAGCATTAAAAAAATTATCGTAACTGGTTTAGTGGCAGTTTCTGCGTTATTTTCAACTACAGCATTTGCAGAAACCAGTCCTTATGTATTAATGCAGCAAACTGCAGATAAATTATTTGGCGATATCAAAGCAAGTCAAAGTAAGATTAAAGCAAATCCTGAATATTTACGTACTATTGTACGTAATGATTTAATGCCGCATGTTCACGTAAAATATGCAGGGCAGTTAGTGCTAGGTAAAAATTTAGCTTCAGCCACTGATGCACAAAAAGAAGCATTTTTTACTGCTTTTGGTCAGTTTGTTGAGCAATCTTATGCGCAAGTATTAACGCAATATCAAGATCAAAATGTACAAATTGAAAGCCCGAAATCAGTTGATGGCAAATCTATCGTGAGTATTCGTGTAAATGTATTGGCAAACGGTGCAGCCCAGCCGATTAAATTAGATTTTAAATGGCGTAAAAACAGTAAAACAGGTGAATGGCAAGCCTACGATATGGCAGCTGAAGGTGTGAGTATGGTTGCAACCAAACAAAATGAATGGGCGGGTGTGATTCGTCAAAAAGGGATTGATGCTTTAACTGCACAAGTAGCGCAATCAGCAAAACAACCGATTACATTAAAATAAGTAGTTTAGTTATGCCTCAAAAAACATTACAATGGGACATTCAGCAAAACAATGAAAGTTTATTTGTGAGGTTGTCGGGCGAATTAACTCGTAACACGTTGCTTCCGTTATGGAAGCAACGTGCTTCTTTTTTATCACCAAAAGCGAATCAACATTTATATTGGGATTTAAAAGAGATTACTCGAGTGGATTCTGCCGGCTTCACTTTGCTTGCTGAATTATTAAACCATTATCATAAAATCATCCCAAACAGTTTGATTAATATCCCAGATTCTGTAAAAACATTAGCAGATTTATATGACTTAGACGGTTGGTTTGAGCAGTTTATTATTTAAGAATTGATTACCAGATCATAGTTAGGACTTAACATGAATCCATCACAAATTGAAGAAATTTTAAAACAGGCCTTTCCTGATGCAGCAGAAATACACGCACAAGGTGAAAATGCACATTTTGGTGTAATTGTAGTAAGTGACAGTATTGCGGCACTTTCAAGAGTCAAACAACAACAAGCCGTTTATGCACCTTTAGCAGAGCATTTCACCACAAATGCTATTCATGCTTTAACTATTAAAGTATTCAGCGTAGAAAAATGGAAAACTGAGCGCTTACTGAATATGGTGGGCTGATTCGAGTCTTTATCTTAATTAACAAGCGGTGCTTTTTACCTAAAACTTTGCAGTTGCAAAAAATTTACTTTTTTGACCGCTTGTATTTTGTTATAAATTGTTATTCTTAATATTAGGATTCCAAATGGAAAAATTTCGTGTACACGGTCCTTTCACTTTAAGCGGAACCGTTGATATTTCTGGTGCGAAAAACGCAGCACTACCTATTTTGTTTGCTGCAATTTTGGCAGAAAAACCGGTGACGTTAAAAAACGTACCTGATTTAAAAGACGTTGATACTACTTTCAAAATTTTACGCCAGTTGGGCGTTGTAGTTGAAAAAGGAACGGAAAAAGGCGTGGTTCATATTGATGCAAGCCAAATTAACAACTACGTTGCACCTTATGAATTAGTCAGAACCATGCGAGCATCAATTTGGGCATTAGCACCATTGGTAGCACGTTTTCAAGTTGGCCAAGTTTCTTTGCCGGGTGGCTGCACTATCGGAGCAAGACCGGTAGATATGCACATTTCTGGTCTCGAAAAAATGGGTGCTCAAATTGAATTAGATGAAGGCTATGTAAAAGCGACATCTCATGGTCGTTTAAATGGTGCTAGAATCTATATGGATAAAGTCAGCGTTGGTGCGACTTTATCCGTTATGATGGCAGCGACTTTGGCAAGAGGGATAACTGTTATTGAAAATGCTGCCCGTGAGCCGGAAATTGTTGATACCGCTGATTTCTTAAATGCAATGGGGGCGAAAATTTCCGGAGCAGGCAGTGATATGATCACCGTTGAAGGTGTTGAGCATTTAGGTGGTTGTGAGCATAGTGTGGTGCCTGATCGTATTGAAACAGGTACATTCTTAGTCGCTGCAGCCGTATCCGGTGGTCGAATTACTTGCCGTGGTACTAAAGCGGATACACTTGATGCGGTGATTGAAAAATTGCGTGAAGCCGGAATGCAGGTAGATATTACAGAAGATACTATCACCCTTGATTCATTAGGTCGTAGACCAAAAGCGGTAAATATTCGCACTATGCCACACCCTGGTTTCCCAACAGATATGCAGGCTCAGTTTACTCTGTTGAATGCAGTGGCAGATGGTACAAGTCGTATTACTGAAACCATTTTTGAAAACCGCTTTATGCATATTCCTGAACTTAACCGCATGGGCGCAAAAGGTGAAATTGAAGGCAATACTGCTATTTGTTACGGGGTTGAGCGCTTAAAGCCTGCAGAGGTCATGGCAACAGATCTACGTGCTTCTATCAGTTTGGTGTTAGCTGGTTGTATAGCAACCGGTGAAACCATTGTTGATCGTATTTATCATATTGATCGCGGATACGAGCATATTGAAGAAAAACTTCGTGGTATTGGTGCAAGAATTGAACGTTTTTCAGCACCATTTGAAGGTGAGTAAAATTTTATGAAAAAATGGCCGCTTGTCACAAAACAAGCGGTCGTTTTTTATATTTATTTTGCAAAAGAAATGTTTAGCCCTTCAGCCTAAACCGCCCGCGGCTATAGCGGGTTTTCATTAATGCTAAGATTTGTTCTTTTTCGCTACTGACATTTTGGTTACTTTGTTTTGCGACAATCAGCGAATGTTGCATGGAATGGGCGTGTGTAATTGCAATTGCCAGTGCATCGGCTGCATCCGCTTGTGGTTTTGCTGAGAGTTGTAGCATTCGGGTTACCATATCTTGTACTTGAACTTTATCTGCTGAGCCAAGCCCTGTAACCGTTTGTTTCACTAATCGTGCGGCATATTCAAATACAGGTAAATCGTGGTTAACCGCGGCTACAATAGCTGTTCCACGTGCTTGTCCGAGTTTTAATGCAGAATCAGGGTTTTTTGCCATAAAAACTTGTTCAATCGCAAACATATCCGGTTGAAATTGAATAATAATTTCACTCACACCTGCATAAATACGTTTTAAACGAGTTGGAAGATCGTCTGCAGCAGTACGTATAGAACCGCTGCCAAGATATTCTAAATTCCGACCGTTTTGACGGATAATACCGTAACCTGTTACCCTTGAACCCGGGTCAATTCCTAAAATAATAGACATTTTTCCATAAAATAAGCGAGAAGATAGAGCATATCTTCCCGCTTTTTAAATTTAAATCAAGGGATTTTATTTATTCAATTTTGATGTGAGGCCTTTATTCACATTACAAAGTTTAGCTAAGATTTTATCCGTTTTATCACCATATTTTACTAACATACCGGATTGGTCGTTAGATGAAAGAGAAAAACCGCTTTCTAAGCTCCAATTGTATTGGTCTGATTTAAACACCGGAAAATCTTGACTTGCAGTATCACGTGTTAATGTTTCGATTTTTTGCGATTTTCTACCGTTAGTTAAAACTAAATTTACTGCTTTAGCTTCTTCACCTTGGAAAGCATAAGTTGCGGTGACTTGTTTACCGCTTTGGCAACGATATACGATAGATTTTGCGCCATCAGTTGCTTTTTCTACTTTCACTGCACCTGTACCATGTGCTGTGCCTGCAATATCGTTAACTTGCTGAGCCGCTTTTTCTGCAGCTTGTGCTACAGGGTTCTGTTTAGGTTGCACTGGTTGTTGATCACCGGCATTAGAACAGGCAGCTAAGACTAACGTTGCCGCTAAAGCAGGAACAAATTTCACTAATTTCATAGTTTTCTCCTTGTTGTTATATAAGTAGTCACATCTAGTTAGACCACTTATTTTGAAAAAGTTCATTTTCTTTAAAAGAATTGCAAACTTTTTAAAGAAGAGCAGCTACTTCATCACTGATTTCACCATTGTGATAAACATTTTGTACATCATCACAATCTTCAAGACGATTAATTAAATCAAGTAATTTTGGTGCGGTTTCTGCATCAAGTTCAACGGTGGTTGATGGAATCATTGTTACTTCTGCAGACTCAATTTTAAAGCCGGCTTGCTCAATACCATCACGTACATCGCCTAAATCTTCCCAAGCAGTGTAGATTTCAAAGGAGCCGTCTTCTTGCGCTTGAATGTCATCAGCACCGGCTTCAATTGCGGCTTCAGTTAACGCATCTTCATCGCCTGATGCGATTAAAATTAAGCCTTTTTTGCTGAATAAATAACCTACAGAGCCTTCAGTGCCTAAGTTACCGCCGCATTTGGTAAAGCTTGGGCGAACTTGTGAGATAGTGCGGTTTGCATTATCGCTTAAACATTCCACCATAACTGCGGTGCCGCCCGGG comes from Mannheimia granulomatis and encodes:
- the murA gene encoding UDP-N-acetylglucosamine 1-carboxyvinyltransferase, with product MEKFRVHGPFTLSGTVDISGAKNAALPILFAAILAEKPVTLKNVPDLKDVDTTFKILRQLGVVVEKGTEKGVVHIDASQINNYVAPYELVRTMRASIWALAPLVARFQVGQVSLPGGCTIGARPVDMHISGLEKMGAQIELDEGYVKATSHGRLNGARIYMDKVSVGATLSVMMAATLARGITVIENAAREPEIVDTADFLNAMGAKISGAGSDMITVEGVEHLGGCEHSVVPDRIETGTFLVAAAVSGGRITCRGTKADTLDAVIEKLREAGMQVDITEDTITLDSLGRRPKAVNIRTMPHPGFPTDMQAQFTLLNAVADGTSRITETIFENRFMHIPELNRMGAKGEIEGNTAICYGVERLKPAEVMATDLRASISLVLAGCIATGETIVDRIYHIDRGYEHIEEKLRGIGARIERFSAPFEGE
- the ruvC gene encoding crossover junction endodeoxyribonuclease RuvC, translated to MSIILGIDPGSRVTGYGIIRQNGRNLEYLGSGSIRTAADDLPTRLKRIYAGVSEIIIQFQPDMFAIEQVFMAKNPDSALKLGQARGTAIVAAVNHDLPVFEYAARLVKQTVTGLGSADKVQVQDMVTRMLQLSAKPQADAADALAIAITHAHSMQHSLIVAKQSNQNVSSEKEQILALMKTRYSRGRFRLKG
- a CDS encoding YebC/PmpR family DNA-binding transcriptional regulator; this encodes MAGHSKWANIKHRKAAQDAQRGKIFTKLIRELVTAAKLGGGDVSANPRLRSAVDKALSSNMTRDTINRAIERGVGGGDDTNMETKIYEGYGPGGTAVMVECLSDNANRTISQVRPSFTKCGGNLGTEGSVGYLFSKKGLILIASGDEDALTEAAIEAGADDIQAQEDGSFEIYTAWEDLGDVRDGIEQAGFKIESAEVTMIPSTTVELDAETAPKLLDLINRLEDCDDVQNVYHNGEISDEVAALL